A portion of the Bombus pascuorum chromosome 8, iyBomPasc1.1, whole genome shotgun sequence genome contains these proteins:
- the LOC132909790 gene encoding venom serine protease Bi-VSP, protein MMGSKMLFTCLALIAFLHPLVHVASAQECTTPNNRTGKCLSIRQCKPLLEMLQTQGHAAADFLRQSVCKYENNDPIVCCPNEQREDRGILIENKYGPLRPPHCGFSNITHNRVVGGNPAVLGAWPWIAALGFRYPRNPVLEPLWKCGGSLISSRHVLTAAHCAEVNELYVVRIGDLNLVRDDDGAHPVQIEIESKIIHPDYISGVTKHDIAILKLVEEVQFTEYVYPICLPVEDTLRNNNFERYYPFVAGWGSLGHHGPGSDDLMEVQVPVISNTECKNSYARFAAAHVTNNVLCAGYTQGGKDACQGDSGGPLMLPKKFTFYQIGVVSYGHKCAVAGYPGVYTRVTSYLNFILQAMQ, encoded by the exons ATGATGGGCTCCAAGATGCTGTTCACATGTTTGGCGTTAATTGCTTTCCTGCATCCATTAGTTCACGTGGCGTCAGCTCAAG AATGTACCACACCGAACAACAGAACAGGCAAGTGTCTCAGTATCAGACAATGTAAACCGCTGCTGGAAATGCTGCAGACGCAGGGTCATGCAGCTGCCGATTTTTTGAGGCAATCAGTGTGTAAATATGAGAATAATGATCCGATCGTTTGTTGTCCGAACGAACAAAGGGAGGACAGAGGAATTTTGATAGAAAACAAGTATGGGCCTTTGCGTCCACCACACTGTGGTTTTAGCAACATTACGCATAACAGAGTGGTCGGTGGTAACCCAGCTGTACTTG GTGCTTGGCCATGGATCGCTGCATTAGGTTTTCGTTATCCCCGAAACCCAGTTCTTGAACCACTATGGAAGTGTGGCGGTTCCTTGATATCGTCTAGGCATGTTTTAACCGCAGCACATTGTGCAGAAGTCAATGAATTGTACGTGGTTCGTATCGGTGACTTAAATCTAGTACGAGATGACGATGGAGCGCATCCTGTTCAAATAGAAATCGAATCTAAAATAATACATCCTGATTATATTTCCGGGGTAACCAAACATGATATCGCCATTCTTAAATTGGTGGAAGAGGTGCAATTTACGG AGTACGTATACCCCATTTGTCTTCCCGTAGAGGATACCCTTCGAAATAACAACTTCGAACGCTATTATCCCTTCGTTGCTGGATGGGGATCACTAGGACATC ATGGACCAGGCAGTGACGATTTAATGGAAGTACAAGTGCCAGTGATTAGCAACACCGAATGCAAGAACTCTTATGCCAGATTTGCTGCTGCACATGTCACCAATAATGTATTATGCGCCGGATACACTCAGGGCGGAAAGGATGCTTGtcaa GGTGACAGCGGAGGACCACTGATGCTACCAAAGAAATTCACCTTCTATCAAATAGGCGTTGTGTCTTATGGTCATAAGTGCGCCGTGGCTGGATATCCCGGCGTTTACACTAGGGTCACATCGTACCTTAACTTCATTCTCCAAGCGATGCAATAA
- the LOC132909794 gene encoding inorganic pyrophosphatase isoform X2, with the protein MSLITSHVLRYRSLNKLATPLRLVTTGTISKSRPCSLFEKYVRKMSYTTIERGAPNSIDYRIYFRNDTGPISPMHDIPLYADEDNKIVNMVVEIPRWTNAKMEINLKETLNPIKQDVKKGKLRYVANCFPHHGYIWNYGALPQTWENPEVLDEATECKGDNDPIDVLEIGYRIAKRGEILKVKILGCVALIDEGETDWKIIVIDVNDPLADQMNDISDVEKLYPGLMKATIEWFKIYKIPDGKPENQFAFNGEAKPRDFALHIVEEVNQHWQNLIKREAPAGGIACTNTTVIGSPFKVTPEAAEEILDKAPGTLEAQAIDPIVDKWHYVHLK; encoded by the exons ATGTCGTTGATAACGTCGCACGTGTTACGTTACCGCAGTTTAAATAAACTTGCTACTCCGCTCAGATTAGTAACGACCGGTACTATTAGTAAGTCACGACCGTGTTCTCTGTTTGAAAAATACGTGAGAAAAATGTCATACACGACGATCGAAAGGGGTGCACCGAACAGCATTGATTACAGAATATATTTCA GAAATGATACTGGTCCAATTTCACCCATGCATGATATTCCACTTTATGCTGatgaagataataaaatagtgaATATGGTTGTTGAGATACCAAGATGGACAAATGCAAAGATGGAGATCAATCTTAAAGAAACATTAAATCCTATCAAGCAAGATGTTAAAAAGGGCAAATTGAGATATGTTGCCAACTGTTTTCCTCATCATGGATACATATGGAACTATGGGGCTTTACCACAG ACATGGGAAAATCCCGAGGTCTTGGATGAAGCCACTGAGTGTAAAGGAGATAATGATCCCATTGATGTCCTTGAAATAGGATATAGG ATTGCTAAAAGAGGAGAGATTTTGAAGGTAAAAATTTTGGGTTGTGTTGCACTCATTGATGAAG GTGAAACTGATTGGAAGATTATTGTTATCGATGTCAATGACCCCTTAGCAGATCAAATGAATG ATATATCTGACGTTGAAAAGCTTTATCCTGGTTTAATGAAAGCTACAATTGAATGGTTCAAGATTTATAAGATACCAGATGGTAAACCAGAGAATCAATTTGCATTTAATGGGGAGGCAAAACCAAGAGACTTTGCTTTGCATATAGTAGAGGAAGTAAATCAACATTGGCAGAATCTCATTAAACGAGAAGCTCCTGCAGGAGGAATTGCATG CACTAATACAACCGTGATAGGCAGTCCCTTTAAAGTAACTCCAGAGGCTGCTGAAGAAATACTGGATAAGGCTCCAGGAACATTGGAGGCTCAAGCAATAGATCCTATTG TCGATAAATGGCATTACGTGCATCTTAAGTGA
- the LOC132909794 gene encoding inorganic pyrophosphatase isoform X1 — protein MSLITSHVLRYRSLNKLATPLRLVTTGTISKSRPCSLFEKYVRKMSYTTIERGAPNSIDYRIYFRNDTGPISPMHDIPLYADEDNKIVNMVVEIPRWTNAKMEINLKETLNPIKQDVKKGKLRYVANCFPHHGYIWNYGALPQTWENPEVLDEATECKGDNDPIDVLEIGYRIAKRGEILKVKILGCVALIDEGETDWKIIVIDVNDPLADQMNDISDVEKLYPGLMKATIEWFKIYKIPDGKPENQFAFNGEAKPRDFALHIVEEVNQHWQNLIKREAPAGGIACTNTTVIGSPFKVTPEAAEEILDKAPGTLEAQAIDPIVDKFYFIELLQHKL, from the exons ATGTCGTTGATAACGTCGCACGTGTTACGTTACCGCAGTTTAAATAAACTTGCTACTCCGCTCAGATTAGTAACGACCGGTACTATTAGTAAGTCACGACCGTGTTCTCTGTTTGAAAAATACGTGAGAAAAATGTCATACACGACGATCGAAAGGGGTGCACCGAACAGCATTGATTACAGAATATATTTCA GAAATGATACTGGTCCAATTTCACCCATGCATGATATTCCACTTTATGCTGatgaagataataaaatagtgaATATGGTTGTTGAGATACCAAGATGGACAAATGCAAAGATGGAGATCAATCTTAAAGAAACATTAAATCCTATCAAGCAAGATGTTAAAAAGGGCAAATTGAGATATGTTGCCAACTGTTTTCCTCATCATGGATACATATGGAACTATGGGGCTTTACCACAG ACATGGGAAAATCCCGAGGTCTTGGATGAAGCCACTGAGTGTAAAGGAGATAATGATCCCATTGATGTCCTTGAAATAGGATATAGG ATTGCTAAAAGAGGAGAGATTTTGAAGGTAAAAATTTTGGGTTGTGTTGCACTCATTGATGAAG GTGAAACTGATTGGAAGATTATTGTTATCGATGTCAATGACCCCTTAGCAGATCAAATGAATG ATATATCTGACGTTGAAAAGCTTTATCCTGGTTTAATGAAAGCTACAATTGAATGGTTCAAGATTTATAAGATACCAGATGGTAAACCAGAGAATCAATTTGCATTTAATGGGGAGGCAAAACCAAGAGACTTTGCTTTGCATATAGTAGAGGAAGTAAATCAACATTGGCAGAATCTCATTAAACGAGAAGCTCCTGCAGGAGGAATTGCATG CACTAATACAACCGTGATAGGCAGTCCCTTTAAAGTAACTCCAGAGGCTGCTGAAGAAATACTGGATAAGGCTCCAGGAACATTGGAGGCTCAAGCAATAGATCCTATTG ttgataaattttacttcattGAACTACTAcaacataaattataa